From the Thermococcus sp. 18S1 genome, one window contains:
- a CDS encoding cation diffusion facilitator family transporter, whose product MEEVYRPIWVSIIGNVLLSLLKLVVGFMYSSIALISDGVHSLSDVITSVIGYAGIRISSKPPDKSHPFGHSRFEPLVAFLIGEALIIVAYEIGRDAVYRIIEGGTIEVNSIMLGVTVLSILSKEAMFRYSVHVGRKLNSQILVADAYHHRSDALSSVAVLIGLGAQELGFMYGDSIAGLVVAVFLLKVSLDIILENVRYLTGQAPPFEVCEEIKERAMAVPNVLGVHDLRAHYVGSKLHVELHIEVPPELSLKEAHDVSEEVKRVIESLPEVEVAFVHVDIKGVTE is encoded by the coding sequence GTGGAAGAGGTTTACAGGCCCATCTGGGTCAGTATCATTGGCAACGTTCTCCTTTCCCTGCTCAAGCTAGTCGTGGGCTTCATGTATTCCAGCATTGCTCTAATATCCGACGGTGTGCACTCATTAAGCGACGTTATCACGAGCGTCATCGGCTACGCGGGCATTAGGATATCTTCAAAGCCGCCCGATAAAAGCCACCCCTTTGGCCATTCTCGTTTTGAGCCCCTGGTGGCCTTCCTTATTGGAGAAGCGCTTATAATAGTGGCCTACGAGATCGGCAGAGATGCTGTATACAGAATCATTGAGGGCGGAACGATAGAGGTCAACTCAATAATGCTCGGCGTCACGGTTCTGTCCATTCTCTCAAAGGAAGCCATGTTCCGCTATTCAGTCCACGTTGGCAGGAAGCTCAACAGTCAGATACTCGTTGCCGATGCCTACCACCACAGGAGCGATGCACTGAGCAGCGTTGCGGTTCTAATCGGTCTCGGTGCCCAGGAACTTGGTTTCATGTACGGAGACTCCATTGCGGGCCTCGTCGTCGCGGTCTTCCTCCTGAAGGTCTCACTGGACATAATCCTTGAGAACGTCCGCTATCTGACGGGGCAGGCCCCGCCCTTTGAGGTCTGCGAGGAAATAAAGGAGCGCGCCATGGCTGTTCCGAACGTTCTCGGCGTCCACGATTTGAGGGCCCACTACGTCGGCAGCAAACTTCACGTCGAGCTCCACATAGAGGTGCCCCCCGAGCTGAGCCTCAAAGAGGCCCACGACGTCAGCGAGGAGGTTAAACGGGTTATAGAGAGCCTCCCCGAGGTTGAGGTCGCCTTCGTTCACGTGGATATAAAAGGAGTTACGGAATAA
- a CDS encoding DHH family phosphoesterase — MNLIVHHWDTDGITSAALLTRALSLEEFTNMTAQIGEFSFDERIWRAIEKAERLYVLDFNVPEEVEKVRVPTLFIDHHTQPRIKNPLVEQVNPSLEGEYWPANSLVVSEHFGIWNAWSALGVVGDVGEKAFELEKVRALLDREGISREEALRIVELIDSNYIAMDREAVEGAVGVLLNKDVKELLEYEPWVKRAEAIRDAIEGAVSNAGERNGFAIVHFESPFNIISKVARKLVWEMNYRGAVVVNGNFHGKAQVYFRISGKEAERINMAEVIERVKALGANAGGKREVLGCVCERDKIEDVLAIIEEYLR; from the coding sequence GTGAATCTAATCGTCCACCACTGGGACACGGATGGGATAACGTCGGCGGCCCTGCTGACCAGAGCACTCTCTCTGGAGGAGTTCACCAACATGACAGCCCAGATAGGCGAGTTCAGCTTCGACGAGAGAATATGGAGGGCCATTGAGAAGGCCGAGAGGCTCTACGTGCTGGACTTCAACGTTCCGGAGGAGGTCGAGAAGGTCAGGGTTCCGACGCTCTTCATCGACCACCACACCCAGCCGCGTATCAAGAATCCGCTCGTGGAGCAGGTGAACCCCTCGCTGGAGGGGGAGTACTGGCCGGCCAACTCCCTCGTCGTCTCGGAGCACTTTGGGATATGGAACGCTTGGAGCGCCCTCGGTGTCGTCGGAGATGTAGGTGAGAAGGCCTTTGAGCTGGAGAAGGTCAGAGCGCTCCTCGATAGGGAGGGAATCTCGCGGGAAGAGGCCCTGAGAATCGTCGAGCTCATAGACTCCAACTACATCGCCATGGATCGGGAGGCCGTCGAGGGGGCCGTCGGAGTGCTCCTGAACAAAGATGTGAAAGAGCTCCTTGAGTACGAGCCGTGGGTGAAGAGGGCAGAGGCCATAAGGGATGCCATCGAGGGAGCGGTTTCAAACGCCGGGGAGAGGAACGGCTTTGCCATCGTTCACTTCGAAAGCCCCTTCAACATAATCTCCAAGGTCGCGAGGAAGCTCGTCTGGGAGATGAACTACAGGGGCGCGGTCGTGGTCAACGGAAACTTCCATGGAAAGGCGCAGGTGTACTTCAGAATCTCCGGGAAGGAGGCGGAGAGGATAAACATGGCCGAGGTCATAGAACGCGTTAAGGCCCTCGGAGCGAACGCGGGCGGCAAGAGGGAAGTCCTCGGCTGCGTCTGCGAGAGGGATAAAATCGAGGATGTGCTCGCAATCATCGAGGAATACCTGAGGTGA
- a CDS encoding flippase — MNGLGETERALQRVARGMGIVLVGTVLSMFLTFLSRAIIARYFDRYQYGSFTLTMTILSIAMTVALLGLQSGLPREISRYLRDRREKVPALVSTGIAMALTASLVMVVLTVLLAPSLAPLLNDRYLDETLPLTSPAIPFMVLTMLLVAVSRGHGRVRENLYYRNLLPPLLFLAILVAGLVAGAGYTFVFVAYVISQVLSSLLLVRESFRLGFLPKKPVMDWKLVRELFLFSLPLMLTGILDYVMGWTDSLMLGYYFDPDTVGLYNGAAPIARLLPLFLNSMGFLYMPIATAFFTSGDIDGLRKLYRTTTRWVFILTFPVFLFVFVFPESAINLFFGPKYTDAATALRILSAGFMFHVMMGLNGMSLIAVGEPSANLTGNLFAAAANVALNIVLIPIYGIEGAAVATAVSYVTANLYRTWWLHRKTGIHPFGWNYLKTLLPGLGLVGGTALLGIDGGLIIAAAVTIAVYAGYVILILLLRTAEKEDIELIEAVEARTGTNLGPVKRLLSRFISGTG, encoded by the coding sequence GTGAATGGATTGGGCGAGACTGAGAGGGCACTCCAAAGGGTCGCCAGAGGCATGGGGATAGTTCTCGTAGGGACTGTACTTTCAATGTTCCTCACCTTCCTCAGCAGGGCGATAATAGCGCGGTACTTTGACAGGTACCAGTACGGTTCATTCACGCTGACCATGACTATACTCAGCATAGCGATGACGGTAGCACTCCTCGGCCTCCAGAGCGGCCTGCCCAGGGAGATATCCCGTTACCTGCGGGACAGGAGGGAGAAGGTTCCGGCGCTCGTCTCGACGGGCATAGCGATGGCCCTCACCGCATCCCTCGTGATGGTGGTTCTGACGGTCCTCCTCGCCCCCAGCCTGGCACCGCTCCTCAACGACAGGTACCTAGACGAGACCCTTCCCCTGACATCACCGGCGATACCCTTCATGGTGCTCACGATGCTCCTCGTCGCAGTTTCGAGGGGCCACGGCAGGGTGAGGGAGAACCTCTACTACAGAAACCTCCTGCCTCCCCTGCTGTTTCTTGCCATTCTGGTGGCCGGCCTCGTTGCCGGAGCAGGCTACACCTTCGTTTTCGTGGCCTACGTCATCTCCCAGGTGCTGTCCTCCCTGCTGCTCGTCCGCGAGTCTTTTCGCCTCGGCTTCCTGCCCAAGAAGCCGGTTATGGACTGGAAACTGGTAAGGGAGCTATTCCTCTTCTCATTGCCCCTGATGCTCACCGGAATCCTCGACTACGTGATGGGCTGGACGGACTCGCTGATGCTCGGCTACTACTTCGACCCGGACACGGTCGGCCTCTACAACGGCGCGGCGCCGATAGCGAGGCTTTTACCGCTCTTCCTCAACTCGATGGGCTTCCTCTACATGCCCATAGCAACGGCCTTCTTCACGAGCGGAGACATAGACGGACTCAGGAAGCTCTACCGCACGACCACGAGGTGGGTCTTCATTCTCACGTTCCCGGTGTTCCTCTTCGTCTTCGTCTTCCCGGAGAGCGCCATCAACCTCTTCTTCGGCCCCAAGTACACCGACGCCGCCACGGCCCTGAGGATACTCTCAGCCGGCTTCATGTTCCACGTGATGATGGGCCTCAACGGGATGAGCCTCATAGCCGTCGGCGAACCCTCCGCAAACCTGACAGGCAACCTCTTCGCGGCGGCCGCCAACGTGGCCCTGAACATCGTCCTCATACCTATCTATGGCATAGAGGGGGCGGCCGTGGCCACCGCGGTGTCCTACGTCACCGCCAACCTGTACAGAACCTGGTGGCTTCACAGGAAGACGGGGATACATCCGTTTGGATGGAATTACCTCAAAACACTCCTTCCAGGCCTTGGATTGGTAGGAGGAACCGCACTCCTGGGGATTGACGGGGGCCTGATTATCGCAGCTGCGGTGACAATCGCAGTTTATGCTGGCTATGTCATCCTAATACTCCTGCTTAGGACGGCCGAAAAGGAGGACATCGAGCTTATAGAGGCCGTTGAGGCCAGGACAGGGACAAACCTCGGGCCTGTTAAGAGACTCCTCTCCCGCTTCATATCCGGGACGGGCTGA
- a CDS encoding sulfite exporter TauE/SafE family protein: protein MTPPTFVGLGLFVGFLVGLTGVGGGALMTPSLIFLGVEPLTAVGTDLLYATVTRVFGVFFHGRKGRIRYDIATRLFAGSVPAIVLGGIILREVDRNTLNDNLTVLLGAILVVSAILSLIKGEFRVPVSPRWAYVYILGFIVGLTVQFTSVGAGVIVSFALMNVARLDPKDVVGVTITYGLALSAFSFINYAGMGSVDYQLAGALILGAIPGVYLGTHVNRRADREKLKRVMNVIILLIGLFTLLGG from the coding sequence TTGACTCCGCCGACCTTCGTAGGACTGGGCCTCTTCGTTGGATTTCTCGTGGGGCTAACCGGGGTCGGCGGCGGGGCTTTGATGACCCCCTCCCTCATATTCCTCGGGGTGGAACCCCTAACTGCCGTCGGAACCGATTTGCTCTACGCCACCGTCACTAGGGTCTTCGGCGTTTTCTTCCACGGAAGGAAGGGCAGGATTAGGTACGATATAGCAACGAGGCTCTTCGCCGGTAGCGTTCCTGCAATAGTTCTTGGCGGGATAATCCTCAGAGAGGTGGACCGGAACACCCTCAACGACAATCTTACCGTGCTCCTGGGGGCAATACTCGTTGTCAGCGCGATTCTAAGCCTCATCAAGGGAGAATTTCGCGTTCCAGTGAGTCCAAGGTGGGCCTACGTCTACATCCTCGGCTTCATAGTCGGGCTGACCGTTCAGTTCACCTCAGTTGGTGCTGGAGTCATCGTCAGCTTCGCCCTCATGAACGTCGCCAGACTCGATCCGAAGGACGTCGTTGGAGTGACGATAACCTACGGCCTGGCTCTGTCGGCGTTCAGCTTCATAAACTACGCGGGCATGGGCAGTGTGGACTACCAGCTGGCGGGGGCCCTTATCCTTGGGGCAATCCCGGGGGTGTATCTTGGTACCCACGTCAACCGGAGGGCGGACAGGGAGAAGCTTAAAAGGGTTATGAACGTGATAATCCTGCTGATCGGGCTGTTCACACTGCTGGGCGGGTGA
- a CDS encoding ribbon-helix-helix domain-containing protein translates to MAEEKKYTTVSIPKPLYDKIKARIEGTGFTSVSDYVTYVLREVLASLEEEEKEEVFTEEEEEKVKERLRALGYLD, encoded by the coding sequence ATGGCTGAGGAGAAGAAGTACACGACCGTTTCCATACCCAAGCCCCTCTACGACAAGATCAAAGCAAGAATAGAGGGCACCGGGTTCACTTCGGTTTCAGACTACGTTACCTACGTCCTCCGCGAGGTTCTGGCGAGCCTCGAAGAGGAGGAGAAGGAAGAGGTCTTCACCGAGGAGGAGGAAGAGAAGGTCAAGGAGAGGCTTCGCGCCCTCGGCTACCTCGACTGA
- a CDS encoding sulfotransferase, translating into MRPLLLKTLAKFNMLVDIAASRIHNYSPKDTIAVFGSRRSGSTWFMELMESLPGYRSVFEPFHPRYYPEFGRVGFPYDPYVPLPGEYDRIREYLERSFSGKVYIQFPYRMGVVKRLKGSKLVVKFVRGNTILPWVARTFEIRGYYFIIRHPCATIASQLATGFHSRLPLEGLLKEVQKVPGLGEQRDLLKKLEGINSEIGRLAAVWALENYIPLASEKPYPWYTVVYERLIREPEEEFRRVFGHIGEEVPEEAWKKMRKPSMVTKKSYGREYIGTPKQLIKWRDQLSERQVREILEVVSWFGLDFYDERPEPDYDALASWG; encoded by the coding sequence ATGAGGCCCCTGCTGCTTAAAACACTGGCAAAATTCAACATGCTCGTTGACATCGCCGCGTCGAGGATTCACAATTACTCCCCAAAGGATACTATCGCCGTTTTTGGTTCCCGCCGCTCCGGCTCCACATGGTTCATGGAGCTCATGGAGTCTCTACCAGGGTACCGATCCGTTTTCGAGCCGTTTCATCCGAGGTACTATCCAGAGTTTGGCAGGGTAGGTTTTCCATACGATCCTTACGTTCCCCTCCCGGGTGAATACGACCGCATAAGGGAGTACCTGGAAAGGAGCTTCTCAGGAAAGGTCTACATCCAGTTCCCCTACAGGATGGGTGTCGTTAAGAGGCTGAAGGGCTCAAAGCTCGTCGTCAAGTTCGTCCGGGGAAACACAATCCTGCCATGGGTGGCGAGAACCTTTGAGATAAGGGGCTACTACTTCATAATCCGCCATCCGTGTGCCACGATAGCATCCCAGCTGGCAACCGGTTTTCACTCCAGACTGCCCCTGGAGGGGCTTCTGAAAGAGGTTCAGAAGGTCCCCGGACTCGGAGAACAGAGAGATCTCCTCAAAAAGCTTGAGGGTATAAACTCGGAAATAGGGCGCCTCGCCGCAGTTTGGGCCCTTGAGAACTACATACCCCTTGCCTCGGAGAAGCCGTACCCCTGGTACACGGTGGTTTATGAGAGGCTGATAAGGGAGCCTGAGGAGGAGTTCCGGAGGGTCTTTGGCCACATCGGTGAGGAGGTTCCTGAGGAGGCCTGGAAGAAGATGAGAAAGCCGAGCATGGTGACGAAGAAGAGCTACGGCAGGGAGTACATCGGTACACCCAAACAGCTCATCAAGTGGAGGGATCAGCTGAGCGAGAGGCAGGTTAGGGAGATACTCGAGGTCGTCTCCTGGTTCGGCCTGGATTTCTACGATGAGAGGCCTGAGCCGGATTACGACGCGCTGGCCTCTTGGGGATGA
- a CDS encoding alkaline phosphatase family protein, protein MEFEGKVKEGMEGTKKVLVIGLDSAPPELLFNRFIDDMPNVKKLLEKSVYGPMQTGIPAITIPMWMVMVTGKTPGELGLYGFRHRTGYSYTDYWIAHSRKVREKTLWDYLGERGKKSIIVGVPPTYPPKPINGHLVSCFITPDASVDYTYPKELKGEIERLVGEYIFDVPFRREAKDEVRDGIWEMTEKRFEVIRYLIQEKEWDYFHFVEIGLDRLHHAFWRYFDPNHHLYPGKGNMYENVIPDYYKLLDKEIGETLKLIDLDETAVFIVSDHGIKAMHGNFAVNQWLAEEGLLKVRNPEVLHDGKVKRFESLDVNWKETTAWGWGGYYSRVFLNVLGREKEGKIPLSRFEKVRDEVAEQIKSIRGPNGDKWDTKVFYPEDIYPVAKGSKPDIMVYFDNLNWRAAGTVGHPSNYLPENDTGPDDANHSEFGVFSMYLPGFDESKATQLTIYDFAPTMLRLFGIEEPLAGMHGRSIL, encoded by the coding sequence ATGGAGTTTGAAGGGAAGGTTAAGGAAGGTATGGAGGGGACGAAGAAGGTCCTCGTCATAGGGCTGGATTCGGCCCCGCCGGAGCTCCTGTTCAACCGCTTCATCGACGACATGCCCAACGTGAAGAAGCTCCTAGAAAAGTCCGTCTACGGCCCGATGCAGACGGGAATCCCGGCTATAACCATCCCGATGTGGATGGTGATGGTCACCGGAAAGACGCCGGGAGAGCTCGGTCTCTACGGCTTCAGGCACAGGACCGGCTATTCCTACACCGATTACTGGATAGCCCACAGCAGGAAGGTAAGAGAAAAGACGCTCTGGGACTATCTCGGCGAAAGGGGAAAGAAGTCGATAATAGTGGGAGTTCCTCCGACTTATCCCCCGAAGCCCATCAACGGCCACCTCGTGAGCTGCTTCATAACGCCCGATGCAAGCGTCGATTACACCTACCCGAAGGAGCTCAAGGGCGAGATTGAAAGGCTGGTCGGCGAGTACATCTTCGACGTCCCCTTCAGGAGGGAAGCAAAGGACGAGGTCAGGGACGGCATCTGGGAGATGACAGAAAAGCGGTTCGAGGTCATACGCTACCTCATTCAGGAGAAGGAGTGGGACTACTTCCACTTCGTCGAGATAGGCCTGGATAGACTCCACCACGCCTTCTGGCGCTACTTCGACCCGAACCACCACCTCTACCCAGGCAAGGGGAACATGTACGAGAACGTCATCCCGGACTACTACAAGCTCCTTGACAAGGAGATAGGAGAGACTCTCAAGCTCATAGACCTCGACGAGACGGCAGTATTCATAGTCTCCGACCACGGGATAAAGGCCATGCACGGCAACTTCGCGGTGAACCAGTGGCTGGCCGAGGAGGGCCTGCTGAAGGTCAGGAACCCCGAAGTGCTCCACGACGGAAAGGTCAAGCGCTTCGAGAGCCTCGACGTGAACTGGAAAGAAACGACTGCCTGGGGCTGGGGCGGCTACTACTCGCGCGTCTTCCTCAACGTCCTCGGCAGGGAGAAGGAGGGCAAGATACCGCTGTCCAGGTTCGAGAAGGTGAGGGACGAGGTTGCCGAGCAGATAAAGTCAATACGCGGCCCGAACGGCGATAAGTGGGACACGAAGGTGTTCTACCCGGAGGACATCTATCCGGTGGCAAAGGGAAGCAAACCGGACATAATGGTCTACTTCGATAACCTCAACTGGCGCGCCGCCGGAACCGTCGGCCACCCGAGCAACTACCTGCCCGAGAACGACACCGGGCCGGACGACGCCAACCACTCCGAGTTCGGAGTGTTCTCGATGTATCTGCCCGGCTTCGACGAGAGCAAGGCGACACAGCTCACCATCTACGACTTTGCCCCGACCATGCTCAGACTCTTTGGAATTGAGGAGCCTCTCGCCGGCATGCACGGGAGGAGCATTCTCTGA
- the sat gene encoding sulfate adenylyltransferase, translating into MVSKPHGGRLVRRLVAERTRERILSEQKEYPRVQIEHGRAIDLENIAHGVYSPLKGFLTSDDFESVLDHMRLSDDTPWTIPIVLDVKERAFDEGDAILLYYDDLPIARMHVEEIYTYDKREFAVKVFKTDDLNHPGVARVMNMGNYLVGGEIELLNELPNPFAKYTLRPVETRVLFKERGWKTIVAFQTRNVPHLGHEYVQKAALTFVDGLFINPVLGRKKKGDYRDEVIIKAYETLFEHYYPKDAATLATVRYEMRYAGPREAIHHAIMRKNFGATHFIVGRDHAGVGDYYGPYEAWDMFSNFPDLGITPMFIRESFYCRKCGGMVNAKICPHDREFHIHISGTKLRNMIMAGEQPPEYMMRPEVFEVVRSFENPFVE; encoded by the coding sequence ATGGTCTCAAAGCCCCATGGAGGCAGGCTCGTCAGAAGGCTCGTTGCTGAGAGAACTCGCGAGAGGATTCTAAGTGAGCAGAAAGAATACCCCCGTGTTCAGATTGAGCACGGGAGAGCTATAGACCTTGAGAACATCGCCCACGGCGTTTACTCCCCCCTCAAAGGATTCCTCACAAGCGACGACTTCGAGAGCGTCCTCGATCACATGCGCCTGAGCGACGACACGCCCTGGACGATCCCGATAGTGCTCGACGTGAAGGAGAGGGCCTTCGACGAGGGCGACGCGATACTCCTGTATTATGACGACCTGCCGATAGCCAGAATGCACGTCGAGGAGATTTACACCTACGACAAGAGGGAATTCGCGGTCAAGGTCTTCAAGACAGATGACCTCAATCATCCGGGCGTGGCCCGCGTTATGAACATGGGCAACTACCTCGTCGGCGGCGAGATCGAACTCCTCAACGAGCTCCCGAACCCCTTCGCCAAGTACACCCTCCGGCCGGTAGAGACTAGGGTTCTCTTCAAGGAGCGCGGCTGGAAGACGATAGTTGCGTTCCAGACGAGGAACGTTCCCCATCTGGGTCACGAGTACGTGCAGAAAGCTGCCCTCACATTCGTCGATGGCCTCTTCATCAACCCGGTTCTCGGAAGGAAGAAGAAGGGCGACTACAGGGACGAAGTCATAATCAAGGCCTATGAGACTCTCTTCGAGCACTACTATCCCAAGGATGCGGCAACTTTGGCAACCGTCCGCTACGAGATGCGCTATGCTGGGCCCAGGGAAGCCATTCACCACGCGATAATGAGGAAGAACTTCGGTGCGACGCACTTCATAGTGGGAAGGGACCACGCAGGCGTTGGCGACTACTACGGGCCCTACGAGGCATGGGATATGTTCAGCAACTTCCCGGACCTGGGAATAACCCCGATGTTCATCCGCGAGTCCTTCTACTGCAGGAAGTGCGGCGGCATGGTCAACGCTAAGATATGCCCCCACGACAGGGAGTTCCACATCCACATAAGCGGCACCAAGCTCAGGAATATGATAATGGCCGGCGAGCAGCCGCCGGAGTACATGATGAGGCCGGAGGTCTTTGAGGTCGTGAGGAGCTTCGAGAACCCGTTCGTTGAATGA
- a CDS encoding glycosyltransferase, with amino-acid sequence MRIIALPAFRNREINPYNSLLYKNLIALGVRVEEFSVWKLVQERYDIWHIHWPELVLNTPSYLAASLRAKVFLSLIEIARKRGIKIVWTVHNLRSHEGFHPELEERFWERFLGMVDGHISLTSTGQEELFRTYPQLRRVPGFVIPHGHYRDVYLNNISREQARALLGLPMDSKVILFIGQIRRYKNLPSLIRAFNSLPEKDVRLIIAGKPVDRELTNQLFKLTKNNSRIMFHSRFIPSEEIQVYLNSADLVALPYSEILNSGAALLALSFDRPVLAPARGSMVELRDSVGKEWVMLYKGELTGNILHNALDWAILEKRPAKAPLDRFGWDNIARETLKAYKKVLERG; translated from the coding sequence ATGAGAATCATTGCCCTCCCTGCCTTTCGAAATAGGGAAATAAATCCCTATAATTCGCTGTTATATAAAAATCTGATAGCGCTTGGGGTTAGAGTTGAGGAGTTTTCTGTCTGGAAACTTGTTCAAGAGAGATATGATATATGGCACATTCATTGGCCGGAACTAGTGCTCAATACCCCCTCTTATTTAGCGGCAAGCCTTAGGGCCAAGGTCTTTCTTTCCTTAATAGAGATTGCACGAAAGCGAGGCATTAAAATAGTCTGGACAGTACATAACCTCAGATCGCATGAAGGGTTTCATCCGGAACTTGAGGAAAGATTTTGGGAGCGCTTCTTGGGCATGGTGGACGGTCATATAAGTTTAACTTCGACAGGTCAAGAGGAACTTTTTAGGACGTATCCACAGCTGAGACGTGTCCCTGGCTTTGTAATTCCCCACGGTCACTATCGAGATGTATATCTCAATAATATCTCCCGTGAGCAGGCAAGGGCGCTCCTTGGACTTCCGATGGACTCTAAGGTTATCCTCTTTATCGGGCAGATTAGGCGGTACAAAAACCTGCCCTCGCTAATCAGGGCGTTCAATTCACTTCCTGAAAAAGACGTTAGACTTATTATCGCCGGGAAGCCCGTTGACCGGGAACTCACTAACCAATTGTTCAAGCTAACGAAGAATAATAGCAGGATAATGTTTCACTCGAGGTTCATACCTTCGGAAGAGATTCAGGTGTACCTTAACTCTGCTGACCTCGTGGCACTGCCGTACTCTGAAATCCTAAATTCTGGTGCAGCTCTGCTGGCACTCTCTTTTGACCGTCCTGTTCTCGCTCCCGCTAGGGGAAGTATGGTTGAATTAAGGGACTCTGTGGGGAAGGAATGGGTGATGTTGTATAAGGGTGAGTTGACGGGCAATATCTTACACAATGCCCTTGACTGGGCTATTTTAGAGAAAAGACCTGCAAAGGCTCCACTGGACCGGTTTGGATGGGATAACATAGCTAGGGAAACACTCAAAGCTTACAAAAAGGTTCTTGAGAGGGGATGA
- the cysC gene encoding adenylyl-sulfate kinase, which yields MDGLKNLEKGFTIWLTGPSGAGKTTLAVKLARKLREMGYRVEILDGDTIRKTLYPELGFSKEAREMHNRVVIHMAKLLSRNGVIAIVSLISPYKAVREYARNEIGNFIEVYVYAPLEVRIQRDPKGLYAKALKGEIKGLTGYDGVYEEPENPEVRVDSSKMTPEEEVAAVIEKARELGYLP from the coding sequence ATGGACGGGCTGAAGAACCTCGAAAAGGGCTTTACAATCTGGCTCACCGGGCCGAGCGGTGCCGGAAAGACAACTCTGGCTGTAAAGCTCGCGAGGAAGCTCAGGGAGATGGGTTACCGCGTGGAGATACTCGACGGGGACACGATAAGGAAGACCCTCTACCCGGAGCTGGGCTTCTCAAAGGAAGCGAGGGAGATGCACAACAGGGTTGTAATCCACATGGCCAAGCTCCTCAGCAGGAACGGGGTCATTGCGATTGTCTCGCTCATTTCGCCCTACAAAGCGGTCAGGGAGTACGCTAGGAATGAGATAGGAAACTTCATCGAGGTCTACGTCTACGCCCCGCTGGAGGTCAGGATTCAGCGCGACCCGAAGGGCCTGTACGCCAAAGCCCTGAAGGGAGAGATAAAGGGCCTCACCGGCTACGACGGTGTCTATGAAGAGCCGGAGAACCCGGAGGTGAGGGTGGACAGCTCAAAGATGACGCCCGAGGAAGAAGTCGCGGCTGTAATAGAAAAGGCCCGGGAGCTCGGTTATCTGCCTTGA
- a CDS encoding alkaline phosphatase family protein — MGTGRIVILGIDGLEYNLVEEWNLEYIKQKAHSKTDLSDFEVIVTPPIWASMLTGRKIPEIEEPFIKRQKFIANKGNITKVKTPWYVKLGAKILPLSIRKRIGDAMTPDPFKETYDYLLRTNKYRTMFDYFEKTWTNGVPSYGRNVSNQDVKDAMYEAVKGNLKPLLEYAFRTYERDRKALFEALNGDYELIFWYTPFLDEISHFLIRKKLKLMNVYFDLNKLVKNVSEKLDEDDVLYIISDHGMEPIPGDLRGGDHSDHGFFSSNTGEVISRPQELFEIVVQKSGRSVK; from the coding sequence ATGGGAACCGGAAGAATAGTGATCCTGGGCATAGACGGGCTGGAATACAACCTCGTTGAGGAGTGGAACCTGGAATACATCAAGCAGAAAGCTCACTCCAAAACCGACCTCTCGGACTTCGAGGTCATAGTAACCCCTCCCATATGGGCGTCGATGCTGACGGGAAGGAAGATTCCGGAGATAGAGGAGCCGTTCATAAAGAGGCAGAAGTTCATAGCCAACAAGGGCAACATAACGAAGGTTAAAACCCCCTGGTACGTCAAGCTCGGGGCGAAGATACTCCCCCTCTCAATAAGGAAGAGGATCGGCGACGCTATGACCCCCGACCCGTTCAAGGAGACATACGACTACCTCCTCAGGACGAATAAGTACAGGACCATGTTCGACTACTTTGAGAAGACCTGGACCAACGGCGTCCCCTCCTATGGCCGGAACGTCTCGAACCAGGACGTCAAGGACGCCATGTACGAGGCCGTCAAAGGCAATCTGAAGCCCCTCCTGGAGTACGCGTTCAGGACGTACGAGAGGGACAGGAAGGCACTTTTTGAAGCACTCAACGGGGACTACGAGCTGATATTCTGGTACACCCCATTCCTCGACGAGATATCCCACTTTCTGATACGGAAGAAGCTCAAGCTGATGAACGTCTACTTCGACCTCAACAAACTCGTGAAGAACGTCTCCGAGAAGCTCGACGAAGACGACGTGCTGTACATAATCTCCGACCACGGGATGGAGCCCATACCCGGAGACCTGAGGGGCGGCGACCACTCAGACCATGGCTTCTTCAGCAGCAACACTGGGGAGGTCATAAGCAGGCCACAGGAGCTTTTTGAAATTGTGGTTCAAAAATCCGGGCGTTCGGTGAAATAA